The following are from one region of the Paenibacillus protaetiae genome:
- a CDS encoding winged helix-turn-helix transcriptional regulator produces MNNAARLLPLREKVEAAHQLISKKWVSLIILTLMEEPKRFSEIQCKIPDLSKRMLIERIKELEEAGIIIRNAIKDKPVRTEYSLTRKGTELGRALSAVDHWAGKWL; encoded by the coding sequence ATGAACAACGCTGCCCGGCTGCTGCCCCTGCGTGAAAAAGTAGAGGCCGCCCATCAGCTCATCAGCAAAAAATGGGTAAGTCTCATCATCCTTACCCTGATGGAAGAACCAAAACGTTTTAGCGAAATCCAATGCAAAATTCCCGACCTTAGCAAAAGAATGCTGATTGAACGCATCAAAGAACTGGAGGAAGCAGGCATCATCATCCGCAACGCCATCAAGGACAAGCCCGTAAGGACTGAATATTCCTTGACCCGAAAAGGAACCGAGCTTGGCAGAGCGTTAAGCGCGGTCGACCATTGGGCCGGCAAATGGCTGTAG